The Cohaesibacter gelatinilyticus genome contains the following window.
CGCCATCACAAATCGCATAGCCAAAGCGTTTGACCTGATTCAGCTCTTTTTCAATCAGATCAGGCTCTATGATCGTGCTGGTATTGAATCTCAATGGATTGGTTTCGATCAACTCATCCCGAAGCTCGGGCGAAATGAACGCAGCAATCACTTTTGCCGAAGAACAGGCATGCGCAGGACGTGGGCCCAATCCTGGATAGATATAGGATACCGAAGGATCAAGCGGGATCTCATTGTGGATCAGATCAACCCGTCCACCGCGATATCTGGCCATGAAGGCCGTCTCTCCCAATTCGTTGACCAAATTGTGCATCACGCCTGAAACCGCACCAATGACATGCCCATCAGCCTTGCCTGTCAATGCAATCTTCACGAACCGCAGTCCCAACTGATAGCGCGTTCCATTATTCGTCTCATCCAGAAAGCCGCATTTCACCAGCGTTGTGATGTTTCGATAGAGAGTTGCTCTCGGCACATCCAGCATTTTGGAAAGCTCAATTGCAGATACTGGCTCGGCACTTCCCGCCACGGCTTCTAAAAGTTTGATAAGTCGATCTTGCATAAGATTCTCACTATTTGATCAAATTGACTGTAAAATGATATTCATATTTATGCAAGTGTTTTGGATTTACCGGCAGTTACACCAGGAATGAGGAAAGAAAAATTATATGAAAACAAAGTGTTAGAAACAATCACTCACGCAAAAAGCAGATCCAAGCAAGACTTGGCAGCAAAGAGCATGGTCGCATGACATGGGAATTCGCTCCCACCCTTTCTCAGGTTCCGTCATACGCAATTGACAATCTACCTATTAGTAGGTAGTTATATAGATGCCAATCAAAGAGGGCTGCACTGGCAGGCTTTGATGACGAAGGATATCCAAACCAGGTTCACCGTCACGCTGCTTTTGCCATCATACAGATCTTGGTAACTCCAACCCCTTGCCGATTTCGCCGTGGCTGAAAGGAACCGAACATGGAACTGAATTCTGATTTCTCCGAACGAGTGCTTGTCCATTCCGACCAGCTTGAATGGCAGGCTTCTCCCATGACCGGGGTGGATCGACGCATGCTGGATCGCATCGGCAACGAAGTGGCGAGAGCAACAACCATCGTGCGCTTCGCACCAGGCTCCCGTTTCTCCGCCCACACACACACCGGCGGTGAGGAATTCATCGTTCTGGATGGTGTTTTTCAGGACGAGCATGGCGACTTCCCGCAAGGCACCTATGTGCGCAACCCGCCAACCAGCCAGCACACACCCGGATCAGCACCCGGTTGCACGATCTTTGTCAAACTCTGGCAGTTCGACATGGAAGACCGAACCCAGTTCCGCAAAACCATGGCCGAAGAATTGGCAGAAAAGGTTGATGGCGTGGCCACAGCCATGCTGCACGAGGATGCCCGTGAAACCGTGACATATCATCACCTTGATGCAGGAACCGCCTTTGAAACAACGCAAAGTGGCGGCAGCGAACTTCTGGTCATCGATGGTGAAGTTGAAGAAAGCGGGGAGAGCTTGAGCAAAAACGCATGGCTTCGCCTACCTGACGGCGCTCCGCTCAAGATCAAGGCAGGCCCAAATGGGGCAAAGATCTGGATGAAAACCGGCCACCTGCATTTCGCAAAGCCGCCTGAGGTATGATCGAATGACACAACCATCATCTTTGGCGATTGTTGCAGGAGCTGGTGCCGGTCTTGGTCAATCCTTGCTGTCACGATTTGAGGTCGAAGGCATGACAGCCGTCGGGCTTGGCCGCACACGGCCCATCAATCCGATCGGTACATTTTTGGAGATTGATCTAGCCGATGCAGAGGCAACATCGTTAGCAATCGCGGAGCTCATTGCCCAGCATGGCCCGCCCAAAATTGTCGTTCATAACACCGCCGAACTGGTCATCGCACCTTTTGAAAAGACAAGCCTGAACGACTATCAGCGAACCTGGACCAGTATGGTTCAATCGCTTGTCATTCTCGGACAAAGCGTCCTGCAGCCAATGGTAACAGGTGGTGGTGGAACATTGATCGTCACCGGAGCCACAGCATCCTTGCGTGGCGGAGCCAGGTTTTCCGCT
Protein-coding sequences here:
- a CDS encoding IclR family transcriptional regulator, whose product is MQDRLIKLLEAVAGSAEPVSAIELSKMLDVPRATLYRNITTLVKCGFLDETNNGTRYQLGLRFVKIALTGKADGHVIGAVSGVMHNLVNELGETAFMARYRGGRVDLIHNEIPLDPSVSYIYPGLGPRPAHACSSAKVIAAFISPELRDELIETNPLRFNTSTIIEPDLIEKELNQVKRFGYAICDGEIDEGVTSVAVPVNMDRLGAIFSIGIVGPSHRIKPVIQNRILPFLTQEAIRAAAAIQHCSISDAEAMNNQTITVAQASIDPSLSYKH
- a CDS encoding cupin domain-containing protein: MELNSDFSERVLVHSDQLEWQASPMTGVDRRMLDRIGNEVARATTIVRFAPGSRFSAHTHTGGEEFIVLDGVFQDEHGDFPQGTYVRNPPTSQHTPGSAPGCTIFVKLWQFDMEDRTQFRKTMAEELAEKVDGVATAMLHEDARETVTYHHLDAGTAFETTQSGGSELLVIDGEVEESGESLSKNAWLRLPDGAPLKIKAGPNGAKIWMKTGHLHFAKPPEV
- a CDS encoding SDR family NAD(P)-dependent oxidoreductase, which encodes MTQPSSLAIVAGAGAGLGQSLLSRFEVEGMTAVGLGRTRPINPIGTFLEIDLADAEATSLAIAELIAQHGPPKIVVHNTAELVIAPFEKTSLNDYQRTWTSMVQSLVILGQSVLQPMVTGGGGTLIVTGATASLRGGARFSAFASAKFALRGLTQSLAREFQPAGIHVAHVILDGIIDTTRSRDLHDLDPSKMMKPEAIAEAYWQLAQQPPSTWTHELDLRPASEGF